From Faecalicatena sp. Marseille-Q4148:
GCTCTATAAATCAATGGAATTTGTAGGGGACGGCATTTCAGAATTGTCTATGGATGATCGTTTCACAATGGCAAATATGGCAATTGAAGCAGGAGCAAAAAACGGAATCTTTCTTGTGGATGAAAAAGCCGAGAACTACATGAAAGAACACTCTGAGAAGACATACAAGATTTATACGCCGGATGAAGATGCTGTGTATGATGAAGTGGTTGAGATCAATCTTGGTGATGTACGGCCAACAGTAGCATTTCCGCATTTGCCGGGGAATGCCAAGACGATTGATGAGATTGAGGCAATGGAACCGATTAAGATTGATCAGGTTGTGATTGGTTCCTGCACAAATGGACGTATGGAAGATATGAGACGGGCAGCTGCCGTTTTAAAAGGTCATACAGTACATCCGGATGTGCGTGTCATTGTGCTTCCGGCAACGCAAAAGATCTATAAACAATGTATCAAAGAAGGCATTGTAGATATTTTTATTGATGCCGGATGTGCATTCTCTACACCGAGCTGCGGACCATGTATGGGAGGACATATGGGAGTGCTTGCAGCAGGAGAAAAATGTGTTTCTACGACAAATCGTAATTTTGTAGGTCGAATGGGGCATGTAGATTCACTGATTTATCTGGCGTCACCGGAAGTGGCGGCAGCCAGTGCAATTGCCGGTTATATAGCAAATCCTGAGAAAGTAGGTGACAGATCATGAGAGCGTGCGGACATGTATTTAAATATGGAGATAATGTAGATACGGATGTTATTATTCCGGCAAGATATCTGAATTCTTTCGATGCGAAGGAACTCGCAAGTCATGCGATGGCAGATATTGATCCGGAATTTGTAAATAAGGTGCAGGAGGGAGACCTCATTGTTGCGAATAAAAACTTCGGATGTGGTTCTTCCAGGGAACACGCACCGCTCTGTCTGAAAACTGCCGGCGTAAGCTGTGTCATTGCAGAGACTTTCGCCAGAATTTTCTACCGCAATGCAATTAATATCGGACTTCCGATCATTGAATGTCCGGAGGCAGCGAAAGGTATCGAAGCAGGCGATGAAGTAGAAGTTGACTTTGACAGTGGTAAAATTTATAACCACACAAAAGGAACCGAATTTCAGGGGCAGGCATTCCCGGAATTTATGCAAAAGATCATAAAGGCCGGAGGGCTTGTTAATTATACGAATATGAGACGATAAGAGAGTGTTTGATACTTCCCACAGGCTGGTGGAATGAATTTTCGCAGACTGCAGACGTAGTTGACTTTGACAGGAAGAAAATTTATAATCTACAGAAGAACAGAAAGACTTATAGTTACTGAAAATTTGCTGTCGAGGGGAGCGTTACTGTGGAAGAGGGAAGAAAAGGCATCGGAGCATTATTAGAACGGCTGAGGACAGAGCAGGGCTGTACGATGGAGCAATTAGGGAGAGGTATCTGTACACCTTCACAAATTGAAAAAATAGAGAAAGATGAACAGTCGGTGGATTCTTTTTTGATCGACCGGCTATTTGGCAGGCTTGGAAAATCGACAGAGAGGCTGGAATATGTATTACCGATCGAGGCATACGAATTGTATGAACTTCGTTATCTCATACAGACAAATATTTGCAGACAACAACTGGGAGAAGCAGAAGAACTTTTAAAAGCTTATGAAAAAAGAAAATCAGCGAATCGCCCGCTTCATCGTCAGTTTATTGCGCAGGAGCGGGCGCAGATTGGCTGGCTGACCGGACAGAAAAAAGAAGAGATCCTTGCATTGCTCAGTCAGGCAATGAGTGAGACAATGCAAACAGTAATGGGAAGTGCTTTTGAAGAAGCGCTTTCGCACGGATGGATCGACAGTAAAATAAAGCTTAGTGCGGAAGAATTAAAGCTTATTTTATTTCGGTGGGAAATATCCAGAGCATCCGTTTATGAAAGACGGGCGGAAGAGATATGGGCTGTCCTTTCTTATTTGAAAAGGAAGGAAATGGATGATTCAGAATTTGTGAAAGTATTTCCTTATGTAGTGTTGCTGCTTGGAAAGAGCGGGTGTCTGGAAGAACAAAAGGATGCATTGGAGAAAGAAACGAAGAGAGCGCTCTCGATTTTAAGAGACGAGGGGAAAATTGCATACATGCCGGAAATCCTTGAGCAATACAGTAAGCTTTTGGAAAAACGGGGAGCGGACAGAGCATTTCTTTGTATGCTCAGGCAGGAGAGGAAAAGTCTTTTGGAAGTATGTGAATTTTATGGAATTCATCTGGAGAAAATAAGTTTATTTGAACATATTTTGCGAAGATTTCAATTAGATTATGAACTGATTCAAAAGACGAGACAGGAGAGAGGAATTTCACAGGAAAAGTTAAGTGACGGAATCTGTGAGTTGCCGACGATTTCCAGAATTGAAAGAGGTCACAGGAGTCCGCGTGATAAGAATTTATGCCGGATTTTGGAACGTCTTCAGAAAGACAGAAGGCGTATGGATACGATCATTGAAACGGATTCTTATGAAGTGATTCGGCTGAAGAAAAAATATAATCGGATGTTATTTCGTGCACGTACGCAAGAGGCAATAGAAGTATTACAGGAGCTGGAGCGGTATCTGAATCCGAAGCATTTAAGAAATCAGCAATTTCTTAAGGCTGAATGGGCTAAAGTAAACTATGCAGCTAAGAAATGGGATGCAGACAAGTGTTTAAAAGAGCTGGAAAGTGCCTTGAGAATGACAATGGATACCGATAGCGGGCGAATAAGAAAACATGTGATATCTGTGGAAGAAAACAGTATTTTGAATGAGATGGTATTGATTTATAATGAACAGAATCATGTAGAAAAAGCAAAGGAAATTTTGCGGTTAGAATTACAGTGCTTTAATGATAGCAAAGTATGTTCAGTATTTCAAATTATGGAGAAAGGATTAGTACAAAGTAATCTGGCAACTGTATATGAAGAAAATGGTATTACGAAAGAAGCTATCGATCTGAGTCGGAAAAACAATCAAATGAATCTTGAAGCTGGAAAAGGGAATACACTTGGACGATCATTGATTACAATCGCTGGGGCGTTAGAGCAACAGCAGGATGATTCCTGCGTTGCATATTTTCAGTGGGGAATGGATCTGTTGAAATTATATAAAATAGACTGGAGATACGAAATTATGGTGGAGTATGTGAATCGATCAGAGTTTCAGCATCGTGATAAATTAATCATGTGAGTTATCGCTTCCCCCACCGGTAAAAAATTATATGGAAAGTTGTCGAAAAAACTATGACGTTTTGAGAGAAAAATATTTTTCTTGAAACGTCATAGTTTTTTGTATAAAAAAGCGGTATTGTAAATAAGAGTAAATAATTGGGGGGGGACAATCAACTATGAAAACTTATATTCGTAAAATATCTCCTTATCTGTTTCTGCGGCTTGGGATGAGCGGAGTGTATTCAGTGATTACCGCGGCGATTCCGTTTATTATAAAGCTATTGTTAGACGGAAATTATTTGAATCCGAAAGGAATCGCCACGCTTGCGGGAGCTTATCTCGGGATTGTAATTTTAGGTGCATTTTGTCAGTATGTTTCTCAAAGAGCAGCGTGGAAGGCGGACCGGAATTTTTATATTTTGATGCGCCGGGATGTGTTTTCCGGAATGATGCGGATGGATTTTTGCCAGTTTCATCAAAAGGCGATTTCTTCATATGTATCGATGCTGAATAATGATATTGCGGAGATGCAGAAAGCGTTGGAGAATATTCTGATGATGGCAGAGTCATCTTTGCACATTATTGCGTATGGGGTATTTCTGGCAATTTTAGATTGGCGTATTTTGCTTGTGATTTTATTTTTTTCAAGTATGGCAATTCTAATTCCAAAAGTAACAGGGGGAGAATTGTCTGAACGTAAGAAGAGAAATCTGGATAAGCGCGGAGAGTATCTGGCACGGGCGCAGGATATTCTGAGTGCATTTACGAATATGAATGAGAAGACTCGTCCATATATTCAAAAGCATTATGACAAAAAATTGATAGAAGCAGAGGACAGCATGGAATATTATGGGAAATATCGTGCGTTTTCGGTTGTCTTACATGGAACAGCGATGTATTTGATTGGAATTGGTACGTTTGTGATCGTAGGCAGCCTGCTTATAGCAAAGGAAATTACGTTGGGAACTGCAGCGGCAGCCCTTAGTTATGTGGATCAATTTGTTTTCCCGATTAAGGATATCCTGAATTGTATTGCAGAAGTTTTATCAGTAAAGGGTGTCTGGAAAAAATTAGATGAAATCATTTCTCAGAGTGGAAGTGAAAAAGAACATATAAAAGATTTTCGAAAAGAAATTAAGATATCAAAACTTGCCGTGCGCAATAAAGAATTTTGTATGGAGGATGTGACGGTTACATTTGAAAAAAATCGAAAATATGTGATTACAGGAGGGAACGGATCCGGAAAATCAACGCTGTTAAAGGCGGTGAGAGGATATTTGCCTTATGAGAGCGGAAGCATTCAGATTGATGGACAAGAGTTGAGAAAGTATGATATTTCCGATATTTGTGAGATGATCGAACAGAATCAGTCTGTATATGATGCCAGCGTGACAGATAATATCACAATGTTCGGATGTTATGATATAGAAAAATGTATGGACGTATTTGGAGAACATCCGAAGATTAAATATATTTTGCAGCAGCCAAATGCAAAGCTGTTAAGCGGCGGAGAGAAACAGATTGTGATTCTCTTAAAAGCGATTGCATCAGGGAAGAATCTTTTGATCCTGGATGAGGCGTTGTCAGCAGTGGATCGAGAATTATCTGAATATATGACAGATCGGATTTTAGAGATGAAGGACAAAACTGTGATTGCTGTTACGCATAATTGCGCAAAAGAGCATTTGGCGAAATATGATTTTCAGATAGAGTTAAAAGGAGGAAAACGAAAGGAATGAAACGGACGTATCGTATGAGGAATATTTTATTGAAGCATAAGCTTTGGCTTGTACTGATTATAGTTTCGGCTGGTTTTATGGCGCTTCAGGAAGTTCTGAAGGCCTATGTGATGTAGTATACCCTGGATGCGGCGGTACATAGATCTATGCAGGAATTGAAAACAGCATTGTTTTTGGCAGTAATGGAATTGCTCTGTGTTCTTGTAGTTTATTTGATGCATCACTATTGCAAAGAAAGATTTGTACAGAAATGCATGGTATCTTTGAAAGAACAGTGGTTTGACAGTATTCAGAAAAAAGAACTGAGTGAATATGATTCACAAAAATCAGGAGAATGGCTTGGACATTTTACATCAGATGCAGAAATGCTTCAACAGGATTATCTTGAGAATTTTTTCGGAATGGTGGAAAGTATTATTGTAGGGATTGCATCGCTGGTAGTAATTGTGAAAATTCATTATGCGTTTCTCATTTTTATTGTTGCAACCTTCTGGATACCGGTTGCAGCCAATCAGCTTTTTGCGAAGTGTCTGGAAGCATCGAAGAAAGAGGTTTCAAAAGCCAATGGAATATTTGTGGGAAAGCCAAAGGAACTGTTGGAAGGATTTGAAGTAACGAAATTATATCGTTTGACGAAGAAGATGCGAGGTTCATTTCAAACTGTGAATGAAAAGAGAGAAGAAACACAGTTTTGTGCACAGTATACAGATGATGCGGCAGAAATATGCAGTTTTGCAGGTTCCTTTCTGATCTGGTTTGGAAGTTATTTGCTTGGCGCCTGGTATGCGGTGCGCGGACTGATGACGACCGGAGAAATTCTAAATGCAGCTCAGCTTCTAAATAATGTAGTGAATCCTCTTTACAGTATTTCAGGTCAGTGGATGCGAATGAAAGCGGCAGATGGTGTGTATCGTGAGATTTCAGAGAAACTTGACCGTCAGAGCGCAGATGTTGAAGAAGAAAGATTAGAAAGTTTGACAGAACTTCCGAAAGAAATTTGTTTTCAGAATATTAGCCTGAAACAGATGGAGAGAACCATTTTTGAAGATGTAAATCTGCGCATGGAATCCGGAAAGAAATACCTTGTGACGGGTGAGAGCGGAAGCGGAAAATCTTCTCTGATAAAAATTCTGCTGAATATTTATACGGACTATACGGGCAATGTACTTCTGGCAGGGAAAAATTACCGTGAGCTTGCAAAGGACAGCTGGTATCAATATATCTCTGTGGTAGGACAGCTTTGTTTTTCAGGATACAGTATATCGGAATATCACATTGTTTGATACATATCCGGAGGAAGAGGTGCAGCGTGTTGTAAAACTTTGCTGCTTAGAGGAATTTGTAAAACATCACGAGGAAGGGTTGGAGTACCGGATTGAAGAAAACGGCAGGAATATTTCCGGAGGCGAGCGGCAGAGGATTTGTCTGGCGAGGGCGTTGATCCGCAGACCGAAGATTCTGATTCTGGATGAGGCTACTTCTGCGCTGAATCAGGAGATGGCATATCAGGTAGAAGCAAATGTGCTGTCGCTTGAAGATACAATGGTACTTGCAGTTTCCCATAGAGTTTTTGAAGATTTGAAAAATCAATATGACGCAGAAATCCATTTTGATGGAAAGACAGCCTGTATATTGTAAAAAACAGAGATGCCGGTAAGATTTCATGGAAGTCTTATCGGCATTATTTTATTTTGACATTGCGGGACAAAACATCTGCAATCATTGACAGTGCTTTCTGGCGAAGATATAATGAATCTAATCAAATATAAAAGAATTATAAGAAAATACATTTACAGGCGGGAAAAAGATGAAAACAATTATTATTGGAATTGCCGGCGGAACCGGTTCAGGAAAATCTACATTTACAAATAAATTAAAAGATACCTTTCACGAAGACGTGGCGGTACTGTATCACGATAATTATTATCGGGATCAGAGCGATATTCCGTTAGAGGAGCGGAAGAAGACGAATTATGATCATCCGGATGCAATGGAGACAGAGCTTCTTGTGGAGCATTTGCATCAGCTGAAAGAAGGAAAGGCGATTGAATGTCCGGTCTACGATTATACGATGCACACAAGGTCGAATCAAGTGATGAAAGTGGAGCCAAAGCGAGTGATTCTTCTGGAAGGAATTCTTGTGCTGGCAGACGAACGACTTCGGGATCTGATGGATGTGAAAGTTTATGTGGAGGCAGATGCGGATGAACGTATTTTGCGCCGGGTAATCAGAGATGTGAAAGAGCGTGGACGGGATATTGAAGGCGTGGTGGAGCAATATCTGACAACGGTAAAGCCGATGCATTATCTCTATGTGGAACCGACAAGAACGACAGCTGATATTGTAATCAACAGCGGAATGAATCCGGTGGCATTTGAACTTGTGAGAAATATGATCCAGAAGATTCTGGATGAGAAAGAGGAAGTATAAATGGGAAAATTATTTTTTCGTTACGGGGCAATGGGAAGCAGTAAGACAGCAAATCTTCTCATGGCACATTATAATTTTCAGGAACGGGGAAGAAGACCGATTATTCTGAAACCGAAGATGGATTTGCGGGATGGGGAGAAGATCGTGAAGTCAAGAATCGGTTTACAGGCGTCCTGTACCTTGATCGAAGAGTTTGAGATGAAGGAAGGGGCGTATGATGCAATCCTTGTAGATGAGGCGAATTTTCTGACAGAAGCTCAGGTAGACTGGCTTGCAGAGATCTGTGATACCTATGATATTCCGGTGCTTTGCTACGGACTGAAAACGGATTTTCAGGGAAGACTATTCGAAGGTTCCAAGCGTCTTTTGGAATTGGCAGATGCAATCGAGGAGATTCCGACGATCTGCTGGTGTGGAAAGAAAGCGCGTTTTAATGCGCGAATTCGGGACGGCAGGATTGTAAGAGACGGCGAACAGATTATGCTTGGCGCCAATGATATGTATGTGCCGCTTTGCAGGAAGCATTTTATGAGTGGAGAAGTAAAGACTTATGAAAAGGTTTCGGCAGATCTGCCGGGGATTATGCCGGAACTTACGGAGGAGATATAGCCGGAACGGACAGATAGAGGAGGGGAGCATATGAGCCGTGGAATTGAATGTGCAGCAGCGATCATTGGAGAAGTGAAAAAGGCAGTGATCGGGAAGGATGAATGTATTATTAAGGCAATGGCTGCTATTTTGGCAGGCGGACATATTCTGATTGAAGATATTCCGGGAGTTGGAAAGACAACGCTGGCGCTGGCTTTTGCCAAAAGTATGGGGATGACGCAGAAGAGGGTACAGTTTACACCGGATGTTCTGCCGGCAGATCTTACGGGATTTTCTATGTATGATCCGCAGCAAAAGGAGTTTCGTTATCAGCCGGGAGCAGTGCTCTGTAACTTATTTCTTGCAGATGAAATTAATCGGACGTCTCCCAAAACACAGTCAGCGCTTCTGGAAGTAATGGAAGAAGGAACAGTTACGGTCGATGGAAAGACACGGGAAGTTCCGAAACCATTCCTTGTGATCGCAACGCAGAACCAGATTGGATCAGCAGGAACACAGCCGCTGCCGGAGTCACAGCTGGATCGTTTTATGATTTCTATGACAATGGGGTATCCGGATATTGCAGATGAGATTGAGATGATCAAAGGGGCTGGAGCAAGAAACCGATTGGATGAGATCCATGCGGTGATCCGAAGAGAAGAACTTCTGGGAATGCAGGAAGAAGTAGAAGAAGTATTTATTCACGACAGAGTATATGAGTATATTGCAAGACTTGTAAAGGCGACAAGAGAGGAGCCGCTGTTAAAGCTTGGAATTAGTCCACGCGGAACGATTGCGCTTGTGAAGATGTCTAAAGCCCTTGCCTATCTGCATGGAAGAGAATATTGCATTCCGGCGGATGTGAAGAATGTGTTTCCGGCAGTGGCAGTTCATCGCCTGGTATTATCGCAGCGGGCAAAAGCGGAACAGATGACAGTAGAAGCGATGTTGGAGCAGATTTTGGAAATGGTACCGCAGCCGAAAATGGAGCGGAGAAAAGGATAATCAGATGAGAATTAGGATTCTTTATGGAGTAAGCCTTCTTGTAATGCTCTATCTGAATGTGATGTATCACTGGGAGGCGGGACGGACGCTGCTTGGCGCCATGATTGTCCTGCCTTTTTTGTGCGAAGCGCTGGCATGGATTGCGGCGCTTGGAATCAAGGCAGATTTTGTGTGTGCGGCAAAAAGATTTCAGGAAAGTGAGCATAAGAAAGTCTGGCTTCAGATTCGTTCAACCCCGATTCTGACAGCGCTGTCAGGAAGAATCCGGGCAGAGATTGAGGTCATTGACAGCGGTCAGAGCTGTCAGAGAAAATGGATCTGGGTTTCCGGGGAGAAAACAGAGCTTTCTGATTTGTTTCAGGAAGGAACAGAACCGGGAGTTGTAACGTTTCGGATAAGAAGAATCCGGACAGAAGATGCCATCGGGCTTGGAATGGGCTGCAGAAGAAACGTGGCAGAGTGTTCTGTGACGATATTGCCGGAAATCGTGATTCCGCATCTGGAATTTTCGGAACAGATAAGGAACTTTTTGCTGGACAGTGATACCTATTCCAAAACGAAGAGCGGAGAAGATGTATCAGAAGTATTTGGACTGAGAGAGTACCGTCCGGGTGACAGCTGGCAGAAAGTCCATTGGAAAATGACTGCGCGTCAGGAGCATATCTGGGTAAAGGAATACAGTCTGCCTATTGGAGCATCTGTTGTGCTGGCAGCAGAAAACGGAAGGAAAGAAAAGATTCCGGGCAATTTTATCAGGGCATTTGCCTCGTTGGCGTCTGGATTTCTTGCATATGAATGTCCATGCTATGCTACATGGCGTATGGCAGAAACAGGTCAGATAAAGAGATTCCTTCTGTCAGTTCAGGAAGACTATGATGAAATGCTCACAGTTTTTTTGAAAGACTGTCGGGAAGGAATCGGTAACTGGGATGAAGAGAGCTATCAGGAAGCATTTTCGGAGCGTTATGGGAGATGCCTTGTTTTAAAGGAGGATGGAACGCTTTTTGTTGATGAAGAGAAAGTGTGGTCTGTGGCGATGGAGAAAGCATTCCGGGAACAATTCCTGGAAGCTGTGATTGAGGTGTAATGTGGAGAAAAGGAAATGGACACAATGGCTCCGCATTTTTTGCTATGTAATAGCGGGAGCAATGGGGAGTATGTTTGCAGCAGCAGATGCCCTCGGAATGACAAGGACAAGAGGAAGAATTTGTGAGAAAATCGTCTCCTATGCAAAAAACTGGGAATCTTTGTGGAAGGGGAGTCAGAATCTGCTGGCAGAAGCGCTGCAAAGGATTGAAGGATACTACGCGGTTACGATTGATGCGGAAATTATGTCAAAAGCCGGGAGCGGATTTCAGGAGGCAGGGCTTGCTGTGATCGGCATTTTGATGGCAGCTTTGCTTCTGGCGGTCTGCTGTTTTCGGCGTGGAAAATGGATTGGTTACGGAATGCTGACTTTTTGGTTTCTGGCGCCTTTTTGTGTTGGAACAGTAATTCAGGCAGATGCAATGATACTTTTGATCGGCAGCGGAGTCGGAATTTACTGCAGCAGCGCGCGGAAAGGAGAAATGAGCAGAGGGCAAAGAGAACTGACAGCGGCGGTTGTAATATGCCTTTCGGTCGGGATCGGTTATCTGTGGCTTCGGGAGCCGATGATAAAACTGACAGAATCACCGGAAACGTTCCAGAAAGATGTGAAAGCATTTCTGGAGCGGAAACGGATAGTGTCAGGAGGCGTTGGTTCCGGAAAAATCGGAGAAGCGGATGAACTTGTACAGGGGGAGGAAGAACAGCTTCGCCTTATCTGTAATGAAAAACCGAATCAGGCGCTGTATTTGCGAGGGTTTGTCGGCGGTGAGTATGAAAATAGTGAATGGAGAAAGAAAAAAATATCTTCTTTAAAAGGAAAGACCGGTCAGGAAGGGGAAGAATTGTTAGCACGCCCATTTGAGCTGCTGAAGGAAACGGAGCAAGTGAAGCGTCTGACAGTACAAGTGCAGAAGGCAAATCCGAAATACCGGTATGAACCATATTTTAGTGCTTACGAAGATGTGTCTGTTTATGGAGACAGCTTTGCAGAAGGGGGAGAAAGAACATATGAGACGAAGTTCTGTACTGCTTCTGCGAAAAAGGTTTTGAAGAGAAAAGGGCAGGAAGACTACGATGCTGTTGTAGAGAAGACATATCTGGAAGTTCCGGATTCTGTCGCCGGAGGACTTCGCCAGGCAGCAGAGGAGACGGCGGGAGATGATGTGGAAGAAATCTGCAGGAAGATTCATACCTACTTGTCAGAGAATACGGTTTATACGTTAAAGCCCGGAAGAACGCCGGTGGGGAAGGACAGTGTCCTGTATTTTTTGAATGAAAACAAAAAAGGATATTGTATGCATTATGCTGCCGCAGCAGC
This genomic window contains:
- the leuC gene encoding 3-isopropylmalate dehydratase large subunit; translated protein: MGMTMTQKILAAHAGLPSVEAGQLIEAKLDVVMANDITGPMAVPVFYQMAEKVFDPEKVVLVPDHFTPNKDIKSAENSKSIREFAKKQGLKWYFEIGRMGIEHAILPEAGITVAGECIIGADSHTCTYGALGAFSTGVGTTDIATGMATGELWFKVPGAIQFVLTGKPSPYVSGKDIILHIIGKIGVDGALYKSMEFVGDGISELSMDDRFTMANMAIEAGAKNGIFLVDEKAENYMKEHSEKTYKIYTPDEDAVYDEVVEINLGDVRPTVAFPHLPGNAKTIDEIEAMEPIKIDQVVIGSCTNGRMEDMRRAAAVLKGHTVHPDVRVIVLPATQKIYKQCIKEGIVDIFIDAGCAFSTPSCGPCMGGHMGVLAAGEKCVSTTNRNFVGRMGHVDSLIYLASPEVAAASAIAGYIANPEKVGDRS
- the leuD gene encoding 3-isopropylmalate dehydratase small subunit, with amino-acid sequence MRACGHVFKYGDNVDTDVIIPARYLNSFDAKELASHAMADIDPEFVNKVQEGDLIVANKNFGCGSSREHAPLCLKTAGVSCVIAETFARIFYRNAINIGLPIIECPEAAKGIEAGDEVEVDFDSGKIYNHTKGTEFQGQAFPEFMQKIIKAGGLVNYTNMRR
- a CDS encoding helix-turn-helix transcriptional regulator, which encodes MEEGRKGIGALLERLRTEQGCTMEQLGRGICTPSQIEKIEKDEQSVDSFLIDRLFGRLGKSTERLEYVLPIEAYELYELRYLIQTNICRQQLGEAEELLKAYEKRKSANRPLHRQFIAQERAQIGWLTGQKKEEILALLSQAMSETMQTVMGSAFEEALSHGWIDSKIKLSAEELKLILFRWEISRASVYERRAEEIWAVLSYLKRKEMDDSEFVKVFPYVVLLLGKSGCLEEQKDALEKETKRALSILRDEGKIAYMPEILEQYSKLLEKRGADRAFLCMLRQERKSLLEVCEFYGIHLEKISLFEHILRRFQLDYELIQKTRQERGISQEKLSDGICELPTISRIERGHRSPRDKNLCRILERLQKDRRRMDTIIETDSYEVIRLKKKYNRMLFRARTQEAIEVLQELERYLNPKHLRNQQFLKAEWAKVNYAAKKWDADKCLKELESALRMTMDTDSGRIRKHVISVEENSILNEMVLIYNEQNHVEKAKEILRLELQCFNDSKVCSVFQIMEKGLVQSNLATVYEENGITKEAIDLSRKNNQMNLEAGKGNTLGRSLITIAGALEQQQDDSCVAYFQWGMDLLKLYKIDWRYEIMVEYVNRSEFQHRDKLIM
- a CDS encoding ABC transporter ATP-binding protein; this translates as MKTYIRKISPYLFLRLGMSGVYSVITAAIPFIIKLLLDGNYLNPKGIATLAGAYLGIVILGAFCQYVSQRAAWKADRNFYILMRRDVFSGMMRMDFCQFHQKAISSYVSMLNNDIAEMQKALENILMMAESSLHIIAYGVFLAILDWRILLVILFFSSMAILIPKVTGGELSERKKRNLDKRGEYLARAQDILSAFTNMNEKTRPYIQKHYDKKLIEAEDSMEYYGKYRAFSVVLHGTAMYLIGIGTFVIVGSLLIAKEITLGTAAAALSYVDQFVFPIKDILNCIAEVLSVKGVWKKLDEIISQSGSEKEHIKDFRKEIKISKLAVRNKEFCMEDVTVTFEKNRKYVITGGNGSGKSTLLKAVRGYLPYESGSIQIDGQELRKYDISDICEMIEQNQSVYDASVTDNITMFGCYDIEKCMDVFGEHPKIKYILQQPNAKLLSGGEKQIVILLKAIASGKNLLILDEALSAVDRELSEYMTDRILEMKDKTVIAVTHNCAKEHLAKYDFQIELKGGKRKE
- a CDS encoding ABC transporter ATP-binding protein; this translates as MQELKTALFLAVMELLCVLVVYLMHHYCKERFVQKCMVSLKEQWFDSIQKKELSEYDSQKSGEWLGHFTSDAEMLQQDYLENFFGMVESIIVGIASLVVIVKIHYAFLIFIVATFWIPVAANQLFAKCLEASKKEVSKANGIFVGKPKELLEGFEVTKLYRLTKKMRGSFQTVNEKREETQFCAQYTDDAAEICSFAGSFLIWFGSYLLGAWYAVRGLMTTGEILNAAQLLNNVVNPLYSISGQWMRMKAADGVYREISEKLDRQSADVEEERLESLTELPKEICFQNISLKQMERTIFEDVNLRMESGKKYLVTGESGSGKSSLIKILLNIYTDYTGNVLLAGKNYRELAKDSWYQYISVVGQLCFSGYSISEYHIV
- a CDS encoding ATP-binding cassette domain-containing protein encodes the protein MFDTYPEEEVQRVVKLCCLEEFVKHHEEGLEYRIEENGRNISGGERQRICLARALIRRPKILILDEATSALNQEMAYQVEANVLSLEDTMVLAVSHRVFEDLKNQYDAEIHFDGKTACIL
- the udk gene encoding uridine kinase, whose amino-acid sequence is MKTIIIGIAGGTGSGKSTFTNKLKDTFHEDVAVLYHDNYYRDQSDIPLEERKKTNYDHPDAMETELLVEHLHQLKEGKAIECPVYDYTMHTRSNQVMKVEPKRVILLEGILVLADERLRDLMDVKVYVEADADERILRRVIRDVKERGRDIEGVVEQYLTTVKPMHYLYVEPTRTTADIVINSGMNPVAFELVRNMIQKILDEKEEV
- a CDS encoding thymidine kinase, with product MGKLFFRYGAMGSSKTANLLMAHYNFQERGRRPIILKPKMDLRDGEKIVKSRIGLQASCTLIEEFEMKEGAYDAILVDEANFLTEAQVDWLAEICDTYDIPVLCYGLKTDFQGRLFEGSKRLLELADAIEEIPTICWCGKKARFNARIRDGRIVRDGEQIMLGANDMYVPLCRKHFMSGEVKTYEKVSADLPGIMPELTEEI
- a CDS encoding MoxR family ATPase; translation: MSRGIECAAAIIGEVKKAVIGKDECIIKAMAAILAGGHILIEDIPGVGKTTLALAFAKSMGMTQKRVQFTPDVLPADLTGFSMYDPQQKEFRYQPGAVLCNLFLADEINRTSPKTQSALLEVMEEGTVTVDGKTREVPKPFLVIATQNQIGSAGTQPLPESQLDRFMISMTMGYPDIADEIEMIKGAGARNRLDEIHAVIRREELLGMQEEVEEVFIHDRVYEYIARLVKATREEPLLKLGISPRGTIALVKMSKALAYLHGREYCIPADVKNVFPAVAVHRLVLSQRAKAEQMTVEAMLEQILEMVPQPKMERRKG
- a CDS encoding DUF58 domain-containing protein; translation: MRIRILYGVSLLVMLYLNVMYHWEAGRTLLGAMIVLPFLCEALAWIAALGIKADFVCAAKRFQESEHKKVWLQIRSTPILTALSGRIRAEIEVIDSGQSCQRKWIWVSGEKTELSDLFQEGTEPGVVTFRIRRIRTEDAIGLGMGCRRNVAECSVTILPEIVIPHLEFSEQIRNFLLDSDTYSKTKSGEDVSEVFGLREYRPGDSWQKVHWKMTARQEHIWVKEYSLPIGASVVLAAENGRKEKIPGNFIRAFASLASGFLAYECPCYATWRMAETGQIKRFLLSVQEDYDEMLTVFLKDCREGIGNWDEESYQEAFSERYGRCLVLKEDGTLFVDEEKVWSVAMEKAFREQFLEAVIEV